The following are encoded in a window of Acidimicrobiales bacterium genomic DNA:
- a CDS encoding acyl-CoA synthetase translates to MSWNFGDVFEAVAGAVPDAPAQIQGEVVRTWGDFDRRANALAADLLDAGLGQQSKVGVYLYNCPEYFEIVHGSFKAAMVPFNTNYRYGPDEVAYLFDNADAEAVVFHTSFAELIDRIRGELPAVRRWYAIDDTGSGIPPWAADYQALVGEGADRVVPPWGRSGDDILMLYTGGTTGMPKGVMWRQDDLFTVLGRGGNALVGSAPAESLDDIAERATGGVSLLVACPMMHGTGQFSAFGIMQLGGAVVALPSRHFDSAELWRVVDERSVNVLSIVGDAFAKPMLAELDANRDRYDLSSVVAMISSGVMWSQEVKDGLIGHIPQVTLSDNFASSEALGMGASVSSADRTESTAKFRVGPRCKVFTDDGREVAPGSGEAGMVAVGGAIPVGYYKDQAKTDATFRTVDGVRYSIPGDWATVNDDGTLNLLGRGSVCINTGGEKVYPEEVEEALKRHPTVNDAVCVAVPDERFGEAICAVVEPAAGGQAPTLDELSAHVKGGLAAYKAPRHLVVVETIGRAVNGKVDYKRLTAQAREVVGTG, encoded by the coding sequence GTGAGCTGGAACTTCGGCGACGTGTTCGAGGCGGTCGCGGGCGCGGTGCCCGACGCCCCGGCACAGATCCAGGGCGAGGTGGTCCGCACCTGGGGCGACTTCGACCGTCGAGCCAACGCGTTGGCGGCAGATCTGCTCGACGCCGGTCTGGGACAGCAGTCCAAGGTCGGCGTCTACCTCTACAACTGCCCCGAGTACTTCGAGATCGTCCACGGCTCGTTCAAGGCGGCGATGGTGCCGTTCAACACCAACTACCGCTACGGGCCCGACGAGGTCGCCTACCTGTTCGACAACGCCGACGCCGAGGCCGTGGTCTTTCACACCAGCTTCGCCGAGCTCATCGACCGCATCCGCGGCGAGCTGCCCGCCGTGCGGCGCTGGTACGCCATCGACGACACCGGCAGCGGCATCCCACCGTGGGCCGCCGACTACCAGGCCCTGGTCGGCGAGGGAGCCGACCGGGTCGTGCCGCCCTGGGGGCGCAGCGGCGACGACATCCTCATGCTCTACACCGGCGGCACGACCGGCATGCCCAAGGGCGTCATGTGGCGCCAGGACGACCTGTTCACCGTGCTCGGCCGCGGCGGAAACGCTCTCGTCGGTAGCGCACCGGCCGAGTCGCTCGACGACATCGCCGAGCGGGCGACCGGCGGGGTGAGCCTGCTGGTGGCCTGCCCCATGATGCACGGCACCGGTCAGTTCAGCGCCTTCGGCATCATGCAGCTCGGCGGAGCCGTCGTCGCCCTGCCCAGCCGCCACTTCGATTCCGCCGAGCTGTGGCGGGTCGTCGACGAGCGCTCGGTCAACGTCCTCTCCATCGTCGGCGACGCCTTCGCCAAGCCGATGCTGGCCGAGCTCGACGCCAACCGCGACCGCTACGACCTCTCCAGCGTGGTGGCCATGATCTCCTCGGGTGTCATGTGGAGCCAGGAGGTCAAGGACGGTCTCATCGGCCACATCCCCCAGGTGACGCTGTCGGACAACTTCGCGTCCTCCGAGGCGCTCGGCATGGGCGCGTCGGTGTCCAGTGCCGACCGCACCGAGTCCACCGCCAAGTTCAGGGTGGGGCCCCGCTGCAAGGTGTTCACCGACGACGGCCGCGAGGTGGCGCCCGGATCGGGTGAGGCGGGGATGGTCGCGGTCGGCGGTGCGATCCCGGTCGGCTACTACAAGGACCAGGCCAAGACCGACGCCACGTTCCGGACCGTCGACGGGGTTCGATACTCGATCCCCGGCGACTGGGCCACGGTCAACGATGACGGCACCCTCAACCTGTTGGGCCGGGGGTCGGTCTGCATCAACACCGGGGGCGAGAAGGTCTACCCCGAAGAGGTCGAGGAGGCGCTCAAGCGGCACCCGACGGTGAACGATGCGGTGTGTGTCGCCGTACCCGACGAGCGCTTCGGCGAAGCCATCTGCGCCGTGGTCGAACCCGCCGCGGGCGGCCAGGCTCCGACCCTCGACGAGCTCAGCGCCCACGTGAAGGGGGGCCTCGCCGCCTACAAGGCGCCGCGGCACCTGGTCGTGGTCGAGACCATCGGTCGGGCCGTCAACGGCAAGGTCGACTACAAGCGCCTCACCGCCCAGGCGCGCGAGGTGGTCGGCACCGGCTGA
- a CDS encoding ABC transporter ATP-binding protein — MPALEMNDVRKTYRSGPSQVVALDHASLTLGDDEILALVGPSGSGKTTLLSIAGGLLTPTSGSVVINGEEVSSLDAKGLTRFRRDQVGFVFQSVNLIPFLTARENLLVVAEMGRRDTKESRRRADTLLDELGLADRSGNLPGELSGGERQRVAIGRALMNEPSLVLIDEPTSALDTKLGEQVMELITSEVKSRSTAAIIVTHDTRMTHHADRRVEISDGMLTA; from the coding sequence ATGCCCGCGCTCGAGATGAACGATGTCCGCAAGACCTACCGCTCGGGTCCGAGCCAGGTCGTCGCCCTCGACCACGCCAGCCTCACCCTCGGCGACGACGAGATCCTGGCCCTGGTCGGACCGTCGGGTTCGGGCAAGACCACCCTGTTGTCGATCGCCGGGGGACTGTTGACACCGACCTCGGGGTCGGTGGTCATCAACGGCGAGGAGGTCTCGTCGCTCGACGCGAAGGGCCTCACCCGGTTCCGCCGCGACCAGGTCGGGTTCGTGTTCCAGTCGGTCAACCTCATCCCGTTCCTCACCGCCAGGGAGAACCTCCTCGTCGTGGCCGAGATGGGTCGACGCGACACCAAGGAGAGCCGTCGGCGGGCCGACACGCTGCTCGACGAGCTCGGACTGGCCGACCGGTCCGGCAACCTGCCGGGCGAGCTCTCCGGTGGTGAGCGCCAGCGGGTGGCGATCGGTCGCGCCCTGATGAACGAGCCGTCGCTGGTGCTCATCGACGAGCCCACCTCCGCGCTCGACACCAAGCTCGGCGAACAGGTGATGGAGCTCATCACCAGCGAGGTCAAGAGCCGCAGCACGGCAGCGATCATCGTCACCCACGACACCCGCATGACCCACCACGCCGACCGCCGCGTCGAGATCAGCGACGGAATGCTCACCGCCTGA
- a CDS encoding ABC transporter permease produces MRIALRELWRRPGRFAVAGSALTLLVVLLLLLGGLLDGLYLGSTGLYRQQQSELLVYSADSSESLVRSRIDGELRSTVEDVDGVDATHGIGVALVGFRAVDGELGDATVIGYEGAIAGVPEPPGPGEAFADRRLEAVGVEVGDTVEVGPEQVPVTVVGWVEDLAYLLQGGLLVEPGTWREVLARSRPDAALPDGAFQALAVEVDGGDPSMVAANIDDATGGATSTLTVDAAIDAMPGVTEQSTTFNQIITVTFVVAGLVVALFFAFVTIERTAQYGVLKAIGSSSGQIFAGLVVQAVVVTAGAFVLGGVISLGLAQVVPPDIPLLLEPSRAAFVAVGMLVTALVGGSITLRRVIRIDPAAAIS; encoded by the coding sequence GTGAGGATCGCGCTCCGAGAGCTGTGGCGCCGCCCGGGCCGCTTCGCCGTCGCCGGATCCGCCCTCACCCTGCTCGTCGTGCTCCTGTTGCTGCTCGGGGGCCTGCTCGACGGGCTCTACCTCGGATCCACCGGCCTCTATCGCCAGCAGCAGTCCGAGTTGCTCGTCTACTCGGCCGATTCGAGCGAATCGCTGGTTCGCTCCCGCATCGACGGCGAGCTGCGCTCCACGGTCGAGGACGTCGACGGGGTCGACGCGACCCACGGCATCGGTGTCGCGCTCGTCGGGTTCCGGGCCGTCGACGGCGAACTGGGCGACGCCACCGTCATCGGCTACGAGGGCGCGATCGCGGGCGTGCCCGAGCCACCCGGCCCCGGTGAGGCCTTCGCCGACCGCCGGCTCGAAGCCGTTGGCGTCGAGGTCGGCGACACCGTCGAGGTCGGCCCCGAGCAGGTGCCGGTCACCGTCGTGGGCTGGGTCGAGGATCTGGCCTACCTGCTCCAGGGCGGGCTGCTCGTCGAACCCGGCACCTGGCGCGAGGTGCTCGCCCGCTCGCGTCCCGACGCCGCCCTCCCCGACGGGGCGTTCCAGGCTCTGGCCGTCGAGGTCGACGGCGGCGACCCGTCGATGGTCGCGGCGAACATCGACGACGCCACCGGAGGCGCCACCTCGACCCTCACCGTCGACGCGGCGATCGATGCCATGCCAGGGGTGACCGAGCAGTCCACCACGTTCAACCAGATCATCACCGTGACCTTCGTCGTCGCCGGACTGGTCGTCGCCCTCTTCTTCGCCTTCGTCACCATCGAACGCACCGCCCAGTACGGGGTGCTCAAGGCCATCGGCTCGTCGTCGGGCCAGATCTTCGCCGGTCTCGTGGTCCAGGCCGTCGTGGTCACCGCCGGGGCGTTCGTGCTCGGGGGAGTCATCTCGCTCGGCCTGGCCCAGGTCGTCCCCCCCGACATCCCACTTCTGCTCGAGCCGTCCCGCGCCGCGTTCGTGGCTGTCGGGATGCTCGTCACCGCCCTGGTGGGTGGATCGATCACCCTCCGCCGGGTGATCCGCATCGACCCTGCCGCCGCCATCAGCTGA
- a CDS encoding FtsX-like permease family protein, which yields MKLALREIRRAKLRFGLLSGAVGLLVFLILFQQTLLGTLVGYFTGALEHQSGEVVVYNEEARQNLAGSRVTEEQIDAIAGIEGVGEVGPLGQGTFTVIAGGDETDAAIWGYELGGPGEPTRLVEGRLPESGFEAVASAVDASAGFDIGDEVNLAGGSVTITVVGLAADSRFSVQPVMFVDYPTWEAAARAVNPDAPALLPSAALVHLAAGADAAAVAERITAQVAGVEALDRATAVDSLPGVSAVSQSFGLILLLSFVVVTLVVGFFFLIITVQKLPALGLLKALGYSTASLVRSVVAQVVMVTALGIALGAAMLVGASLASGEAFPISADPVLIAGTGLAVLVLAAVSSVGSMRRVARLDATTVVNGQTLGGLE from the coding sequence ATGAAGCTGGCGCTGCGAGAGATCCGTCGAGCCAAGCTTCGCTTCGGGCTGCTCTCGGGAGCGGTCGGGCTGCTCGTGTTCCTCATCCTGTTCCAGCAGACCCTGCTCGGCACGCTCGTCGGTTACTTCACCGGCGCCCTCGAGCACCAGTCCGGCGAGGTCGTGGTCTACAACGAGGAGGCCCGGCAGAACCTGGCCGGTTCCCGGGTGACCGAGGAACAGATCGATGCCATCGCCGGGATCGAGGGCGTCGGCGAGGTCGGCCCGCTGGGGCAGGGGACCTTCACGGTGATCGCCGGCGGCGACGAGACCGATGCCGCCATCTGGGGCTACGAGCTCGGAGGGCCGGGCGAACCGACACGGTTGGTCGAGGGTCGCCTCCCCGAATCCGGGTTCGAGGCGGTCGCCAGCGCGGTCGACGCCTCGGCGGGCTTCGACATCGGCGACGAGGTGAACCTCGCCGGGGGATCGGTCACCATCACCGTCGTCGGCCTCGCCGCCGACAGCCGCTTCAGTGTGCAGCCGGTCATGTTCGTCGACTACCCGACCTGGGAGGCCGCAGCCCGCGCCGTCAACCCCGATGCCCCCGCCCTGTTGCCCTCGGCCGCCCTCGTCCACCTGGCCGCCGGGGCCGATGCGGCCGCGGTGGCCGAGCGCATCACCGCCCAGGTGGCGGGGGTCGAGGCGCTCGATCGTGCCACCGCGGTCGACTCGCTGCCCGGCGTCTCGGCGGTGAGCCAGTCGTTCGGGCTCATCTTGTTGCTCTCGTTCGTCGTGGTGACCCTGGTCGTCGGGTTCTTCTTCCTCATCATCACCGTGCAGAAGCTCCCCGCGCTCGGCCTGTTGAAGGCGCTCGGCTACTCGACCGCCAGCCTGGTGCGCTCGGTGGTCGCCCAGGTCGTGATGGTCACCGCCCTCGGCATCGCCCTCGGTGCCGCGATGCTCGTCGGGGCGAGCCTCGCCTCGGGAGAGGCGTTCCCCATCTCGGCCGATCCCGTCCTCATCGCCGGCACCGGCCTGGCGGTCCTGGTGCTCGCCGCGGTCTCGTCGGTGGGTTCGATGCGGCGCGTGGCCCGCCTCGATGCCACCACCGTCGTCAACGGCCAGACCCTCGGAGGACTCGAGTGA
- a CDS encoding TadE family protein codes for MVRSAHIWRRSSGDDSCVRVHLYGPGEGNQVAMSGTEATKRRRLLRRRRSAEDEGAALVEFALVLPILALFMFGIVEFGLTLNDYQSLRQGAREGARQAVVADYSGGRAECASGGPVDQVVCLTKARTSVDGTLVRVNFTEGDPDEARDFGVVEVCVAKELSSYSGLMGPFIDGRVISSSIEMRAERQLDGLTSGGDSPPAGSGWEALCN; via the coding sequence TTGGTCCGTTCGGCCCATATCTGGCGCCGTAGCAGCGGCGATGACTCCTGTGTACGGGTCCACCTCTATGGCCCCGGCGAGGGAAACCAGGTAGCTATGAGCGGCACAGAAGCCACCAAACGAAGACGATTGCTGCGACGCCGCAGATCGGCCGAGGACGAGGGCGCCGCCCTCGTTGAGTTCGCGCTCGTCCTGCCGATCCTGGCGCTGTTCATGTTCGGCATCGTCGAATTCGGCCTCACCCTCAATGACTACCAATCCCTCCGCCAGGGCGCCCGGGAAGGCGCCCGCCAGGCCGTCGTCGCCGACTACTCCGGTGGTCGGGCTGAGTGCGCGTCTGGAGGGCCTGTGGACCAGGTCGTCTGCCTGACGAAGGCCCGGACGAGCGTGGACGGCACGCTGGTGCGGGTGAACTTCACCGAAGGAGACCCCGACGAAGCTCGAGACTTCGGAGTGGTCGAGGTCTGTGTGGCCAAGGAGCTGAGCTCCTACTCTGGTTTGATGGGCCCCTTCATCGATGGACGGGTGATCAGCTCGTCGATCGAGATGAGGGCAGAACGCCAGTTGGACGGGCTGACATCAGGTGGCGACTCGCCACCGGCCGGGTCGGGTTGGGAGGCATTGTGCAACTGA
- a CDS encoding DEAD/DEAH box helicase translates to MPPTFSSLGVSADLCDALAERGITTAFPIQSMAIPDGLAGRDICGKAKTGSGKTLAFGIPVIEQLGKAEPGRPTGIALVPTRELAVQVRDELDALAATRGLNVTAIYGGSDIDKQIRKLEKGVDLVIATPGRMIDLIERGEVTVAAVTHIVIDEADRMADMGFMPQVEWVLRHAKSVDQTLLFSATLDGAVDGLIQRYQTDPVVHSVAAEAESVDRMEHRFIQVHQMDKAKVAASIARSSSRTLLFSRTKRGADRLAEALQKEGVKVAPIHGDLRQVARERALSDFQEGKLVALVATDVAARGIHVDDVDVVVHYDPPEDHKTYLHRSGRTARAGSAGLVVTLVLWDQELEVKRLQKRVGLNIPIVEMFSNDPRLSDLVAWDPSSVSA, encoded by the coding sequence GTGCCACCCACCTTCTCTTCACTCGGCGTCTCGGCCGACCTCTGCGACGCGCTCGCCGAGCGCGGCATCACCACCGCCTTTCCCATACAGTCCATGGCCATCCCCGACGGGCTGGCCGGCCGCGACATCTGCGGCAAGGCCAAGACCGGGTCGGGCAAGACCCTGGCCTTTGGCATCCCGGTCATCGAACAGCTCGGCAAGGCCGAGCCGGGCCGCCCCACCGGAATCGCCCTGGTGCCGACCCGCGAGCTGGCCGTGCAGGTCCGCGACGAGCTCGACGCGCTGGCCGCCACCCGAGGCTTGAACGTCACCGCCATCTATGGCGGCTCCGACATCGACAAGCAGATCCGCAAGCTCGAGAAGGGCGTCGACCTGGTCATCGCCACCCCCGGGCGCATGATCGATCTCATCGAGCGGGGCGAGGTCACCGTCGCCGCGGTCACCCACATCGTCATCGACGAGGCCGACCGCATGGCCGACATGGGGTTCATGCCCCAGGTCGAGTGGGTGCTGCGCCACGCCAAGTCGGTCGACCAGACCCTGTTGTTCTCCGCCACCCTCGACGGTGCGGTCGACGGGCTGATCCAGCGGTACCAGACCGATCCCGTCGTGCACTCGGTCGCGGCCGAGGCCGAGTCGGTCGATCGGATGGAGCACCGGTTCATCCAGGTCCACCAGATGGACAAGGCCAAGGTGGCGGCTTCCATCGCCCGGTCGTCGTCGCGCACCCTGTTGTTCAGCCGCACCAAGCGGGGGGCCGACCGCTTGGCCGAAGCGCTGCAGAAGGAGGGCGTCAAGGTCGCCCCCATCCACGGCGACCTCCGCCAGGTGGCCCGCGAGCGGGCGCTGTCCGACTTCCAGGAGGGCAAGCTCGTGGCGCTGGTGGCCACCGACGTTGCGGCTCGTGGGATCCACGTCGACGACGTCGACGTCGTGGTGCACTACGACCCGCCCGAGGACCACAAGACCTACCTGCACCGCTCGGGACGCACCGCGCGTGCCGGCTCGGCCGGCCTGGTGGTCACCCTCGTGCTGTGGGACCAAGAGCTCGAGGTGAAGCGGCTCCAGAAGCGGGTCGGGCTCAACATCCCGATCGTCGAGATGTTCTCGAACGATCCGCGCCTGTCCGATCTGGTCGCCTGGGATCCCAGCTCCGTCAGCGCCTAG
- a CDS encoding glutathione peroxidase: MSVYETPIAALDGGSTPSLADQQGKLTLMVNVASKCGLTPQYSGLEELHERYADRGFAVLGFPCNQFGEQEPGSPDEIATFCSTTYGVTFPMFEKLDVNGEARHPLYQELTKAPDDEGKAGDIAWNFEKFLVSPEGEVVKRFRPLTEPDDPAVVEAIEAHLPD, translated from the coding sequence ATGTCTGTGTACGAGACACCCATCGCCGCGCTCGACGGGGGCTCCACACCCAGCCTCGCCGACCAGCAGGGCAAGTTGACCCTGATGGTGAACGTGGCCTCCAAGTGCGGCCTCACCCCCCAGTACAGCGGCCTCGAGGAGCTGCACGAGCGCTACGCCGACCGGGGGTTCGCGGTGTTGGGGTTCCCCTGCAACCAGTTCGGCGAACAGGAGCCCGGCAGCCCCGACGAGATCGCCACCTTCTGCAGCACCACCTATGGGGTCACCTTCCCCATGTTCGAGAAGCTCGACGTCAACGGCGAGGCTCGGCACCCGCTCTACCAGGAGCTGACCAAGGCGCCCGACGACGAGGGCAAGGCAGGCGACATCGCCTGGAACTTCGAGAAGTTCCTCGTGTCGCCCGAGGGCGAGGTGGTGAAGCGCTTCCGGCCCCTCACCGAGCCCGACGATCCTGCGGTGGTCGAGGCGATCGAGGCCCATCTGCCTGATTGA
- a CDS encoding adenylate/guanylate cyclase domain-containing protein, with protein sequence MTDPSPYQPGAAGRRVRRSFAFVDLSGFTSLTDTQGDEQAVEVLTLFRNAVRGVAGFNGVRVAKWLGDGAMIVSIETEPLVEAVLEIERRMQEGGSILPLRAGMASGDVILFEGDDYIGRAVNIAARLCDLAGPRQVLAPVDMVERSYPPDAVDHISLKGMNRPVEVVDLQAIRS encoded by the coding sequence GTGACCGACCCTTCTCCCTACCAGCCAGGTGCTGCCGGGCGCCGGGTGCGCCGCAGCTTCGCGTTCGTCGACCTGTCCGGTTTCACCAGCCTCACCGACACCCAAGGCGACGAGCAGGCGGTCGAGGTGCTCACCCTGTTCCGCAACGCCGTGCGTGGGGTTGCGGGGTTCAACGGGGTCCGGGTCGCCAAGTGGTTGGGTGACGGCGCCATGATCGTCAGCATCGAGACCGAGCCGCTCGTCGAGGCCGTGCTCGAGATCGAACGCCGGATGCAGGAGGGCGGGTCCATCCTTCCGTTGCGGGCCGGGATGGCCAGCGGCGACGTGATCCTGTTCGAGGGCGACGACTACATCGGGCGGGCGGTCAACATCGCCGCCCGCTTGTGCGACCTGGCCGGTCCACGCCAGGTGCTGGCCCCGGTCGACATGGTCGAGCGCTCCTATCCGCCGGATGCGGTCGATCACATCAGCCTCAAGGGAATGAACCGCCCGGTCGAGGTGGTTGACCTACAGGCGATTCGTTCCTGA
- a CDS encoding serine hydrolase domain-containing protein: MDLLSSIHQWPVDRVAAAVVLPDRHITTDGDLDARFEWASLTKPLVAVAALVAVEDESIDLDEPAGPPGSTVRHLLAHASGLDTDTDEVLADPGTRRIYSNTGYEQLRLLLEARTELGIDTYVAEAVLAPLDMSSTTLAGRAHTGATGTIDDLARFASELMAPTSTLLAPATRELLTTVAFAGLEGVLPGFGVQPHNDWGLGLELADDKHPHWSPAEASPTTFGHFGRSGSLLWVDPEVPVALAVLGDRPFDSWAPPLWRELGSAVIIEARA; encoded by the coding sequence ATGGACCTCTTGTCCTCGATCCACCAGTGGCCGGTGGATCGTGTCGCCGCCGCGGTCGTGCTCCCCGACCGACACATCACCACCGACGGCGACCTCGACGCCCGGTTCGAGTGGGCGTCGTTGACCAAGCCGCTCGTCGCCGTCGCCGCACTCGTCGCGGTCGAAGACGAGTCGATCGACCTCGACGAGCCCGCTGGGCCACCGGGGTCCACGGTCCGTCACCTGCTGGCCCACGCCTCGGGACTCGACACCGACACCGACGAGGTGCTGGCGGACCCGGGCACCCGACGCATCTACTCCAACACCGGGTACGAACAGCTCCGACTCCTGCTCGAGGCCCGCACCGAACTGGGCATCGACACCTACGTCGCCGAAGCGGTCCTGGCTCCGCTCGACATGTCCTCGACCACCCTCGCCGGCCGGGCGCACACCGGAGCGACCGGCACCATCGACGACCTGGCCCGCTTCGCCTCCGAGCTCATGGCCCCGACCTCGACCCTCCTCGCCCCCGCCACCCGCGAGCTGTTGACCACGGTCGCGTTCGCAGGCCTCGAAGGCGTGTTGCCCGGGTTCGGGGTGCAACCGCACAACGACTGGGGGCTCGGCCTCGAGCTGGCCGACGACAAGCATCCGCACTGGTCCCCGGCAGAGGCCTCGCCCACCACCTTCGGCCACTTCGGACGATCGGGGTCGCTGCTGTGGGTCGACCCCGAGGTTCCGGTGGCGCTGGCGGTGCTCGGCGACCGGCCCTTCGACTCGTGGGCGCCGCCGTTGTGGCGCGAGCTCGGCTCCGCCGTGATCATCGAGGCCCGAGCGTGA
- a CDS encoding aminoglycoside phosphotransferase family protein — MSSFAIARARRALQAAFLDIDMPLQRASSVTNEVWIADEYVIRVNRRLDPRLRREAALAPHLPPEIQYPEIVAYGGKPGSDWLILKRVPGDVLSRCWPAMSATERREAIHQLAGALRALHGTVTPTDLPDIDSTVPQLLSDRTFSPVMPLLVAVDRLRELPHMDPGLLDRTDALVTTTAKSLTPFDANTLVHGDLTFENILWDGRRITAMLDFEWARSGPADLDLDVLLRFCALPHLHVAEDYEHLTRSEDYREVPWWLAEDYPELFDFPNQFDRVRLYAIAYDVRDLLLHPPAEPVGDLSQHHAYHRLEATVNGTSYLNRLAEDRPVSTL; from the coding sequence GTGAGCAGCTTCGCGATCGCTCGAGCACGTCGCGCCCTGCAGGCGGCCTTCCTCGACATCGACATGCCGTTGCAGCGGGCCAGCAGCGTCACCAACGAGGTGTGGATCGCGGACGAGTACGTGATCCGGGTCAACCGTCGCCTCGATCCGCGCCTGCGGCGCGAGGCCGCCCTGGCACCACACCTGCCCCCCGAGATCCAGTACCCCGAGATCGTCGCCTACGGCGGCAAGCCCGGCTCGGACTGGCTGATCCTCAAGCGCGTGCCCGGCGACGTGCTGTCGCGGTGCTGGCCGGCGATGTCGGCCACCGAGCGTCGCGAAGCCATCCATCAGCTGGCGGGAGCGTTGCGAGCGTTGCACGGCACCGTCACCCCGACCGATCTTCCCGACATCGACAGCACGGTTCCCCAGCTGCTGTCGGACCGCACCTTCTCCCCCGTCATGCCCCTGTTGGTCGCGGTCGACCGCCTCCGCGAGCTCCCCCACATGGACCCCGGCCTCCTCGACCGCACCGATGCGCTGGTGACCACCACCGCCAAGTCGCTCACCCCCTTCGACGCCAACACCCTCGTGCACGGCGACCTCACCTTCGAGAACATCCTGTGGGACGGTCGGCGCATCACCGCCATGCTCGACTTCGAGTGGGCGCGATCGGGCCCCGCCGACCTCGACCTCGACGTGCTGCTGCGATTCTGCGCCCTCCCCCATCTCCACGTTGCCGAGGACTACGAGCACCTCACGCGGTCCGAGGACTACCGGGAGGTCCCCTGGTGGCTGGCCGAGGACTACCCCGAGCTGTTCGACTTCCCCAACCAGTTCGACCGGGTGCGCCTCTATGCCATCGCCTACGACGTGCGTGACCTGCTCCTGCACCCCCCGGCCGAGCCGGTCGGCGACCTCTCCCAGCATCACGCCTACCATCGCCTGGAGGCCACCGTGAACGGGACGAGCTACCTCAACCGCCTGGCCGAAGACCGCCCCGTCTCCACCCTGTGA
- the lgt gene encoding prolipoprotein diacylglyceryl transferase codes for MSLAGAIVGSIPSPSSGSLSLGPLDLRAYGLMIALGVVAAVWLAQRRWEGKGGDHDEIATVAMWAVPAGLIGARLYHVITDWQSYQGRWFDAVKIWEGGLGIPGGMALGVAVGLWVAHRRGIRIPVVLDAAVPALPLAQAIGRWGNWFNQELFGRPTELPWGLEIDPAHRPTDYADHATFHPTFLYESLWNLGLCLFLIWLNRTGRLRPGFLLAAYAGGYFLARLGIELLRVDPASLVLGVRINVWVSIVGLVTGLVLVVLGRRRAGEEVDERPYWNRPEVAVES; via the coding sequence GTGAGCCTCGCCGGAGCCATCGTCGGGTCCATCCCCAGCCCGTCGAGCGGGTCGTTGTCGCTCGGGCCGCTCGACCTGCGGGCATACGGGCTCATGATCGCGCTCGGTGTCGTGGCCGCGGTCTGGCTCGCCCAACGACGGTGGGAGGGCAAGGGCGGCGACCACGACGAGATCGCCACCGTCGCCATGTGGGCCGTCCCCGCCGGCCTGATCGGCGCACGCCTCTACCACGTCATCACCGACTGGCAGAGCTACCAGGGGCGTTGGTTCGACGCGGTCAAGATCTGGGAGGGGGGCCTCGGCATCCCCGGCGGCATGGCGCTGGGTGTCGCGGTGGGACTGTGGGTCGCCCATCGGCGCGGAATCCGCATCCCGGTCGTGCTCGACGCCGCCGTGCCCGCTCTGCCCCTGGCCCAGGCCATCGGTCGGTGGGGGAACTGGTTCAACCAGGAGCTCTTCGGCCGGCCGACCGAGCTGCCGTGGGGACTCGAGATCGACCCCGCGCACCGTCCCACCGACTACGCCGACCACGCCACCTTCCACCCCACGTTCCTCTACGAGTCGTTGTGGAACCTGGGGCTGTGCCTGTTCTTGATCTGGCTGAACCGAACGGGCCGGCTGCGGCCGGGCTTCCTGCTCGCCGCCTACGCGGGGGGCTACTTCCTGGCCCGCCTCGGTATCGAGCTGCTGCGGGTCGATCCGGCCAGCCTGGTGCTCGGCGTGCGGATCAACGTGTGGGTCAGCATCGTGGGCCTCGTCACCGGCCTGGTGCTGGTGGTGCTGGGGCGTCGACGGGCCGGCGAGGAGGTCGACGAGCGCCCCTACTGGAACCGTCCCGAGGTGGCCGTCGAGTCGTGA